TCTTAAGCTCCTTGATCGTGTCGACGACCATCCTCCTCAATCTCGGAGTCACCCCCACCTCCACAACCCTCCCCGTAGACAGTACGACGACCATTGCCTTGCCGATGGGCTTCTTGAAGGTCTCCTCGCAAGCGACGACGTACGCCGTCAATTGAAGGAGGAGGTGGAGGCTCCTCCTCAACTTAGCTTTCGAGGTGCAAAGCTTCACTTCAACCACGTGAACCCTCCTCCCCTCGTCAACCACCGCATCCACCCTCCCGTAAACGCCCAAGGACTCCGACCTCACCAAGCGCTCCATGAAGATCTCACCCTCAACCCCGTGCCCCCTAAGCACCTTTGCTAGGTACAGCTTCGTGTACCTTGGATACTCCATCGACTTCGTTGGAGGCTCGTGGAGCGTGAAGTACTTATAGAAGGCTATCCTCGGGCAGTAAGCGTACTCCTTGACTAAGACTATCGGCACCT
The sequence above is drawn from the Candidatus Nezhaarchaeota archaeon genome and encodes:
- the cas4 gene encoding CRISPR-associated protein Cas4, encoding MKGTTSSCSVEVPIVLVKEYAYCPRIAFYKYFTLHEPPTKSMEYPRYTKLYLAKVLRGHGVEGEIFMERLVRSESLGVYGRVDAVVDEGRRVHVVEVKLCTSKAKLRRSLHLLLQLTAYVVACEETFKKPIGKAMVVVLSTGRVVEVGVTPRLRRMVVDTIKELKRYVEEEKLPPRTPGRAKCYHCFYNKFCA